A genomic window from Candidatus Cloacimonadota bacterium includes:
- a CDS encoding cold-shock protein, with the protein MLEGTVKWFNESKGFGFISGEDGQDYFVHHTNINSSGFKTLAEGEKVQFESEQSDKGLRAINVSKI; encoded by the coding sequence ATGTTGGAAGGAACTGTTAAATGGTTCAATGAAAGTAAAGGTTTTGGATTTATTTCTGGAGAAGACGGACAAGATTATTTTGTGCACCACACAAATATAAATTCTTCAGGATTCAAAACACTTGCTGAAGGCGAAAAAGTACAGTTTGAATCAGAACAATCTGATAAAGGACTTAGAGCGATAAACGTTTCTAAAATATAA